From Aegilops tauschii subsp. strangulata cultivar AL8/78 chromosome 5, Aet v6.0, whole genome shotgun sequence:
GAGTGCGCTAGGAGGGGCGCCATAATAGGCtggtatacatgttattgatggcCGCATGCACGACCTACTGTTCGTGGCTACTACTAGTAACTGACATATTTAAGTAGATTATACCACCGTTGAGTAACGGTAGAAATGAATGCATCATGGGGGTCACGGTATCCTATGACATAGCCGACTTTAGGAGGACTGACTGCTCCTTCCTCGAGGACGACCGACTGGTGGGTCTTGTTCGTCTGGTGTATATGATCCGATTATAGGCACTTGGTGAGGATCCCCTTAGTTGTTGACACCTTAGCCTATAACTTGAATGGGCCTGAGTGTTGCCCCTTGGCCCATTGTCTTTTGAATCATGTCTTTGATTAGCCGGGGCCTTTGGCTGGGCCATATGTATCATTGGGCCTACCCATAGCAATAATCCTCTCACATCCCACTATCATACAAATCCACATGTGTTACTGCACCTCTATTCAGGTACTTCCCGAAACACCGTTGACACCTTTAATTTTTTATTATGCAGAGAAAAATGTTTCAAATTTTATTGAATATTATTTTTTGTATGATTTAATCCaaacattttttttcatttccAACCTTTTTATAACACATCAACCAATAGTGTGTATGTGTTGCTTTGGAAATACCTTGGGTTGAAAGTTGTATCCACCACCAACGAGAAACAACATGTTGGTGAACTGTCTAAAAATATCTACCATGGCATTTTTGGGTTCCAAGGTATAGGGTATGCTCATATAGTCTCTAATCTTACTTTTTAACATTTTCCCAAGCATGTGAAGCCACAATTTACGTGATAGGAAAATTTGGTCACTACTGAGGGCAACAACATAACTACCCAAGGTTCATGTAAGTGTGGGCGTGAACCAATTTTTTTAGTTATAAGTGTAAAAAATGATGGTGAGGATGATTGTAAGAACACATTTTTATTAGTAATTGATGAGGTTTAACCAAAAACCATAATGGTTAAGTTTTAATCATGCATTATTTTCCAATCTTAGCGAGGAACTCAGAATTCAAGATAAGAGTGAGAGTGGTCGAGCTAGATAAAAATGTCTTGTGGTGTTGTTATTTGGGGGAGGGGACGTGGGAGGAAAGAAAATATGAATGCTTTTAGAGCAAATACCCTTTCTAATGTGGGCCTCCCCTATAAATGCAGAAATTGAAGAAATGTTACTTTCTCCACAGGTATAAGTGCACCAACTCATGGGGTGTATGAGCTGAATAGGAAATACCATGGTTTGAATACTATGGTCATCATCCACGAAGGAAGACATCATGGTCAATAGTCTAAAAGTATCTACCGAGACACATGTGGGTTCCATGGTCTTGAGTATGTTCCGTTACTCCCTAATCTTAATTTTCCACACCTTTGAGCCCAACTGCATAAAGCCACAATCTACGCGACGGTCAAATTTGGTCACTACTTATGGCAAATTAAAGTTCTATTCATAGATAGGATTACACGCTAACATAGTGTGGTATGTCATAACAACCTAAGGTTCGAGTAAACATGGGTGGGACCAAACTTGTTTTAAATAGAAGAGTCAAAAATGTCGTTTACATCTTCAAAATGCATTTGTAAAATTATAAATCTTGTTGTGGAACTACCCTAACTCAAATTCAAATAAGGGATAGGAGTGAAATCACAATAAAATATGGAAATCATACCTAACATGCACATGTTTTCATTAGAATACTTGTTTAAACTACGAAGATGATGTAGTGACAAAATTAAAGTCACAAATAAGATCTGGTAACAATGATATTCCTATGGATAACTCACCTTGAAAGAGTGAGTCCCTCCCAAAGAGGCTCATATTAATGCTAGAGATGCTAGTAAAGCACCCTTTTGAGCTTCTGAAAACAATACCCTAACAAACATGCATGCAAATGTAAAAGAACAAACAAGATCATTGTAATCTTACCAAAAATTTCCTAGGGAATCAAATGATATAGCTCATGAATAAGCCCGATTAGCACGAGTAGCTCCTCCAAAATGCTTTGAAAGACGAGTGCACCTTATCAACCTTTTTTGATGAATTAAAAACTATTTTGCTTTAAGAGTGTGTGAGATGGTGAATATCTTGTTAACAATTTATGAGCCAATCTCTGTTACCCACAAAAAAGACAACATCTGTTGTATAATTAGCTCCATAATGGCTAGTATTGCTTTAAACGAGAAGTGTGATGCACCTTGAAAGAGTGAGTACCTCCCAAAGAGGAGAACCTTGATGATGGAAATGCTAAGAGAGCAACCTTTCAAGTTTTCTAAATAGAAATATGGTAATAGATCACGCGTACTAATGTGGCCTATCATTATCATCTTAAGAAAACAAATGTTATATCTCGTGAATTAGCTCGATTGACAAGAGTCACAAGACCCTAGCTTTATTGTGAGCCAAAACTGCCTAAAAGAAGAAAAATGCTTGAAAATTGTTTCATGGATAAACCATCTAATTCTGTTGTACCCTCTTTGGTGGACGATGTAACAATCTCACAATGTTAATAGAAGGTTGAATTTAATTAAATAAAACCTCCCTTTCAAGAATGGGAAAGGTCTGGTTAATAATTAATGAGATAATATATGTTATAACCCACAAAAGACCATGATGGCTAGTGTTTCTACAAATGAGGTTTCGGATGCTGAAATACAATCCATGGCACAATGGTTGGATCAGTGGGTAAACCAACTTAACTAAGAATAATGTGCATGCATTCTCTACAACATCACCTAGATAAAGCTTAAACCATAAATCCTTCAATTACTAATGTCATGAAACAAACAATACTTAATTAAGCATCGCAGATGACACACATTGTCTGGAGTTTCACTCAAATAAACAAAACAATCCCCACTTAAACAAAACATGAAAATGATGGAGCGAAATAAGTCAAGCAAGTAAAAGAAGAAGAAGCGCCGAAACTAGTAAGAAAACGATTGACCCACTTCACCAATTCAATGACCTCCATTTCCCATTTTCTTCTTGCACTTACATCAGGGAGCTGCTGTTGAGGAGGCTCTGCCATGGGTTTGATCCTCCATTGTTGATCCAGTAGCAATCCCTCGATGACCCACCATTGTTGTCATCACCGCCGCTGtcgttattgttgttgttgtgtATGTTGCTGTTGCCCATCGTCACATTGTTCCCAGTCCCGAGGTGATGCACGCCTCCtgatacaccaccaccacctccaccattGCCAACCTGTGGTTGCCATTGGAGCCCCATCACGCCCCCCGTGCCGTCATCTCCTTCCTCGCTAGTGGCCCCTTGAAATATTGAAGCAGTTGCGGCACCTATTCCATTTCCACCAACCACGAGATCGCCATGCTGCTGCATCGGAACTGGAATGCCAAATGACGCCGCTGGCGGCGTCATCAGCATCCCATTGCCTGATCCAATGGCTGGCCCACCATAGTAGTAGCCATTGTTCTGACTGAGGCTGCCATCAAGAAGCCCTCCTGCACCCCCTCTTAGCACGTCTAGAAACGACGTCGTCCCACCAGGGGACATCATCGCCGCCGTGTTGGACGACGATGATGACCCAAAGGCGGTTAGGGAAAGGCTGCTTGGAATCTCAAAACCAACAGACATAAACGTCGGGAGGACGTTCGCAAAGTTCATCCCTGTGCAGGTCGAGGGGGGCACGACAGTCGTGGGTTCCGGTGAGGAGGCCACGCCGAGCTTGTGGGCGTCGGAGGTCCCCGAGCGCTTGGGCTTGCGGCAGCCACCACCGATGGGGACGTTGCGGAGGGAGCCACCATGGGTCCAGTAGCGGCGGCAGGCCTTGCAGAAGTAGCGGGGCTGAGACATACTATAGTTGTTGTAGTAGCAGAACTTGGTGTTGCCAGACTTGCACCGAGGGCATTCCACCTTCTGCTCTGGCTTTGGCCGAGGCTTCTTCTCCGCCCCCGCTATCGCCTCCCCCGCCATCTGACCTGCCTTGCTCTTGGAGTTTGACGGAAACACTTCCTCCATCTACAACACATGTGTACACACATATCGAATTAAATTAAGTTAAATTGTTAATCCTAAGGAGTGAGACATGTAGAATCATTGGTTGACTCAAAATGTCATGATAAGTGCATAATCAGGTCTCAAATTCTCAGATCCATACAACAGATTCAATTAATTAGCTACAACTCTAAGCGCCCATTCTTTTGGGCAACTTAAAAAATAAGGTGCCTCTCCCCATACTCTCTAGTATTAGGATTCCTTGAAAGCCTAATCCCAGGATCTCCTAGTTACCTAACCAGGCGTGTAAGAAACCGagacaaaataaataaaatcttGGGTTCAAAGTAGTGAATCCAACATGGATAAAAAAGAACTGCAAAATCCGATCCAATTTTTCGtaaatcaaaacaaaaaaaataaaactttGTAAACAAAACTAGTAAATCTGGCATGCATCCATGGATTAGTGCCTATTGAATGTGGTAACGGCTGTGTGCATGAACCGATGCAGAGCCTGGAAATATCCCCTTTTCGAAATGGAAACATACGGCCGCCCCCTCTATTGTTCTAGCTACGAGCGGTTTGCTAAAATTGATACAACAACATCAAAATTACACAAACCAAACAAGGTAGGTCATGAATTCAGTATGAATTCTTCAAGATCAAGATCTAAATACATGCATGTACACAGGAACACGCAAACAAGAGAAATATTTTTTGGAATAGCCCGTGGCTAGATCTACAACGGGTCTTAAAGTGAAGATCGCTAGCTAGCTAGCACAGCTTGCGGCGAGCGATACTGCGGGAGATTATGTAGCAAAAGTCGCATgcacgaggaagaagaagaagaagaagaagaagaagaagaagaagaagaagaagaagaagaagaagaagaagaagaagaagaagaagggagaAAGAGTAAGTGATAGAGATCAAAGGAAGAAGAATCTCACCAGGTGAATGAAGGGTAGTATGGAGTATAGGTGTTGTTTGGTCTAGTGCTATGGGATAGGGTGAAGTTGCCCACCTTTTTATACCCGTAAGGCTAGCTAGATGTTTAAACACTACCGCAGAATGAGCAAGCCAGATATAGGGTCAAATTAATAGAGGGTGTGTTCATGTGAGTGATGAACTGTGTATAGCCAGTAGCACTGGTAAGACAGAAACGGCTGTAGAGCTGTTGGCCCGTTGTCCCTGGAAGACAAAACGGCTAGAGGTGACGCGCacactagagagagagagaaggacgGATGGCTTGCAAGCCTTGGGTTGGAAacagaaaagagagagaaagacgAGCCTAATGCCGGGGCTCTTGTGCTGCAAGCTTCTCCATCCTTCCTCCTTCCGTTGCTTGTCAGAGCTTGGGGCCAACAGCAAAACATGGGGCAGGCCGGCCGTGCATACGTATGTGTATATTATCTTTGACGTGCTATACACACATGGATGGACGGATGCACTCTATGGGTCTATGACATGCATGGACCACACAGCCTTCACACACCTGTCTCATGAGGTAGCATGGGTATGAATAGCACACCAGGTCTCATCCAGTGCAAATCTTCATCGCCACTCTTCCTTTCCTTCCATTGTATATCTGGCTATCTTGTCAGTGATCGCAGCTAGAAAACACGGTGTAGGCGTGCCGCATTCACGTGTCATAGCCCGTGGTGGAGTGGTTGTGTGCATGGACGTATGCATAGGCCAAGGTGAACTCTTTTTTGGCATACCATTTTAGATTAAAATATCCATTTAAAAAATCTTGGGCTAGAACTCTATCCTTTGCATTTCAGCAATTAATACCAATCAAATCATCCACCATCTCTATCTTTTCCTTTCCCTGTATAGTACTCCCATTTCATTAATTCTCCACCGTTGAATCAATATTTGTATTTCCTCACAAAAAGAATAGACATTTGTATAATAACTTGGTAACGCGTGTTTCGAAAAAGTCATGGCAGATATCTGAAATAGTAAACTTGGATGTTTGTCGTGTGCACTCcatttgtagttaaataaaataccCTATTTGTGTTGCACTATATTTGCAATATGGTTAATCATACGATTTTTTCCTACCACCACCTTTTTAGCGAGGTTCGAATTTTATGTAATAATGAAACAAACCATTGTCACCAAAGTGCATAGAGTAGTTTGTATTTAAATGACCACAAAATATCACAAAGCAACACAATCTAGATGTTTGAAATTATAATCTACTACCCCTAGAAAAGATGATGATTACCCTTCTTGTAGATAGAAAATGTTGACTACTATTGATCCATGGGACTATCAAAAACAGGGAGCCAACCAAAAGTCAAGTATCATTGTGAGATATCTTTTTAAATCAACATGACAACCTCTCTACCATTGGCCGCCTCAACCTGGAAAATATGGCAGTTGTGGTCTTTCCATATCCATAACTCCCCCTCCCTACACACTTGTGACAACTTTTGACTTCTGTAGGgtcaaaagtatgtctagaggggggtgattagactacactggtacagcgacgtcctaaacaaacggtttaaaacccctttccgcgacggcatttggaaccgtcgccaagtgagtgtgggcgataggggggtccttcccacacgacccagaaatcgtcggggataggccctcgtgGGACCCAGGTTGGGGCCGTGTGCGATTGGGCGAGGCATgaaaacccaatcatttccgtaggtatgtacatcccacacggtgaatctcagaaatcatttccgtaggtatgtatatcccacacggtgaatcccagaaatcatttccgtaggtatgtacatcccacgcGGTGAATCCCataaatcatttccgtaggtatgtacatcccacacggtgaatcccagaaatcatttccataggtatgtacatcccacacggtgaatcccagaaaatcatttccgtaggtatgtacatcccacatagttcTTTGtatggaaacgtttgtgcaaggtggcctaacgcaaacagttcgctgccggaagccgtgtgtgattgttagttgatcgaacacgcttactttctagaaaccgtgtgggttgtttgagttcatcgcccacggtgttgtctgagtaaccgtttgcaatagaaaaccccaataagcagggtaattagcctattattgataatccatgtactaatcaaactgatatttcttataaaacatgccagatatttcatattcatataaaagcaaccaggatttcataatcgaattacatcagatagcttcggcactcagttttgccattacacaacagcaccaagtttcacatgcagcatcaaaaac
This genomic window contains:
- the LOC109776558 gene encoding uncharacterized protein is translated as MEEVFPSNSKSKAGQMAGEAIAGAEKKPRPKPEQKVECPRCKSGNTKFCYYNNYSMSQPRYFCKACRRYWTHGGSLRNVPIGGGCRKPKRSGTSDAHKLGVASSPEPTTVVPPSTCTGMNFANVLPTFMSVGFEIPSSLSLTAFGSSSSSNTAAMMSPGGTTSFLDVLRGGAGGLLDGSLSQNNGYYYGGPAIGSGNGMLMTPPAASFGIPVPMQQHGDLVVGGNGIGAATASIFQGATSEEGDDGTGGVMGLQWQPQVGNGGGGGGVSGGVHHLGTGNNVTMGNSNIHNNNNNDSGGDDNNGGSSRDCYWINNGGSNPWQSLLNSSSLM